The Brachybacterium huguangmaarense genome contains a region encoding:
- a CDS encoding response regulator transcription factor has translation MTATAPTPLTVVLVDDEHLIRSALATMLDLEDDLHVVGQAATVADGLALVASERPDVDVVDLQLPDGDGLDLCAATASRSPATRCLVLTSHARPGYLKRALEQGVLGFLPKTTSADVLAAAVRSVAAGRRAIDPELAAETIASGDSPLTPREADVLEYAADGAGIAQIARRAHLAEGTVRNYLSSAQAKLQAANRHEAVAVARRHGWI, from the coding sequence ATGACCGCCACCGCACCGACGCCGCTGACGGTCGTGCTTGTCGACGACGAGCACCTGATCCGCAGCGCGCTCGCGACGATGCTCGACCTCGAGGACGATCTGCACGTCGTCGGCCAGGCGGCCACCGTCGCGGACGGCCTGGCCCTCGTCGCGTCCGAGCGGCCCGACGTCGACGTCGTCGATCTCCAGCTGCCCGACGGCGACGGCCTCGACCTGTGCGCCGCCACGGCCTCTCGCTCGCCCGCCACGAGGTGCCTCGTGCTCACGTCCCATGCCCGGCCCGGCTATCTCAAGCGGGCGCTCGAGCAGGGCGTGCTCGGGTTCCTGCCCAAGACCACCTCGGCCGACGTGCTCGCCGCGGCGGTGCGCAGCGTCGCCGCCGGGCGACGGGCGATCGACCCGGAGCTCGCGGCGGAGACCATCGCCTCGGGCGACTCGCCGCTCACCCCGCGCGAGGCCGACGTGCTCGAGTACGCGGCCGACGGCGCCGGGATCGCCCAGATCGCGCGCCGTGCGCACCTCGCCGAGGGCACGGTGCGCAACTACCTCTCGAGCGCCCAGGCCAAGCTCCAGGCCGCCAACCGGCACGAGGCGGTCGCCGTCGCCCGGCGCCACGGGTGGATCTGA
- a CDS encoding SRPBCC domain-containing protein codes for MSPQPTGTRTPDGRVVISRRLDAAPEETWSWITDPDRTARWFGRWSGDPASGRVAVQLSAEEGAPTSTTLIRTCEAPRRLVIENGLGWVLALDVEADGAGSVLTLSQVMDDAEFAASVGPGWEFYLDRLVTARAGGDVDAIVFEPDYVPGQSAHYRALFS; via the coding sequence ATGAGCCCCCAGCCCACCGGCACGCGCACCCCCGACGGTCGCGTCGTGATCTCACGCCGTCTCGACGCCGCCCCGGAGGAGACCTGGTCGTGGATCACCGACCCCGACCGCACGGCCCGATGGTTCGGGCGCTGGAGCGGGGACCCCGCGAGCGGGCGCGTCGCCGTCCAGCTCTCGGCCGAGGAGGGGGCGCCGACCTCGACCACGCTCATCCGCACGTGCGAGGCTCCCCGGCGTCTCGTCATCGAGAACGGTCTCGGCTGGGTGCTCGCGCTCGACGTCGAGGCGGACGGCGCGGGCAGCGTCCTCACCCTGAGCCAGGTGATGGACGACGCCGAGTTCGCGGCCTCCGTCGGGCCCGGGTGGGAGTTCTACCTCGACCGCCTCGTCACCGCCCGCGCCGGCGGCGACGTCGACGCGATCGTCTTCGAGCCGGACTACGTGCCCGGCCAGAGCGCCCATTACCGCGCCCTGTTCAGCTGA
- a CDS encoding nucleoside deaminase: protein MTDDELIGIALDEARAAARRTRPDVPIGAVVVGPDGVELARAGNRREADEDPTAHAEILALRAAARATGRWNLTGCTLAVTLEPCTMCAGAIVLSRVERLVVGAMDPKAGAAGSLYDLVREPRLNHRVELTTGVRGTECGDLLRDFFRQRRRARG, encoded by the coding sequence ATGACCGACGACGAGCTGATCGGCATCGCGCTCGACGAGGCCCGCGCGGCGGCGCGCCGCACGCGCCCGGACGTGCCGATCGGCGCGGTCGTCGTGGGACCCGACGGCGTCGAGCTCGCACGAGCGGGCAACCGGCGAGAGGCCGACGAGGATCCCACGGCGCACGCGGAGATCCTGGCCCTGCGGGCGGCGGCGCGCGCCACCGGCCGCTGGAACCTGACGGGCTGCACGCTCGCGGTGACCCTCGAGCCGTGCACGATGTGCGCGGGCGCGATCGTGCTCTCGCGCGTGGAGCGCCTCGTGGTCGGCGCGATGGACCCCAAGGCCGGGGCCGCGGGCTCGCTCTACGACCTCGTGCGCGAGCCGCGTCTGAACCATCGGGTCGAGCTCACGACGGGCGTGCGCGGCACCGAGTGCGGCGATCTCCTGCGGGACTTCTTCCGTCAGCGGCGCCGGGCGCGGGGATGA
- a CDS encoding dihydrofolate reductase family protein yields MSAYRYYTATTLDGFLADPDDNLDWLLSQPIDETGPMSYGEFIGDVGAVVMGATTYEWVCRNALADSAWPYAQPSFVLSHRDLAPVAENVSIVAGPVADLRSRLEAAAGGKDVWIVGGGDLATQCAQAGMLDEVVVSIAPVMLGAGRPLFTGRLDLELRNVARNQAFVCARYAVRSAGGTA; encoded by the coding sequence GTGAGCGCGTACCGCTACTACACGGCGACCACCCTGGACGGGTTCCTCGCCGACCCCGACGACAACCTCGACTGGCTGCTCTCCCAGCCGATCGACGAGACCGGTCCGATGAGCTACGGGGAGTTCATCGGCGACGTCGGTGCGGTCGTGATGGGTGCGACGACGTACGAGTGGGTCTGCCGGAACGCCCTGGCGGACTCCGCATGGCCCTACGCCCAGCCCAGCTTCGTGCTGTCCCACCGGGATCTCGCGCCCGTCGCCGAGAACGTCTCGATCGTCGCCGGACCCGTCGCGGACCTGCGATCCCGGCTCGAGGCCGCCGCCGGCGGCAAGGACGTGTGGATCGTGGGCGGCGGCGATCTCGCCACGCAGTGCGCGCAGGCCGGGATGCTCGACGAGGTCGTCGTCTCGATCGCCCCCGTCATGCTGGGCGCGGGCCGGCCGCTGTTCACCGGCCGGCTCGACCTCGAGCTGCGGAACGTCGCCCGCAACCAGGCGTTCGTGTGCGCGCGATACGCCGTGCGATCCGCCGGCGGGACCGCATGA
- the upp gene encoding uracil phosphoribosyltransferase, with the protein MRVLEIDHPLVAHKLTVLRNKETHSSVFRLLADELVTLLAYEATRNVAVAPVEIETPVTPMTGTKLTNPKPMVVPILRAGLGMLHGLTTLLPTAEVGFLGMVRNEETLEVTTYANRLPDDLTGRQCFVLDPMLATGHTLIASVNYLHERGAKDITCVTLLSAPEGLRTLEAAIGEDVDLTVVTAAIDDHLNEKGYIVPGLGDAGDRLFGVVD; encoded by the coding sequence ATGCGCGTCCTCGAGATCGACCACCCGCTCGTCGCCCACAAGCTCACCGTGCTGCGGAACAAGGAGACCCACTCCTCGGTGTTCCGTCTGCTCGCCGACGAGCTCGTGACCCTCCTGGCCTACGAGGCCACGCGCAACGTCGCCGTGGCCCCCGTCGAGATCGAGACCCCGGTGACGCCGATGACGGGCACCAAGCTCACCAATCCCAAGCCGATGGTGGTGCCGATCCTCCGGGCCGGCCTGGGCATGCTCCACGGCCTCACCACGCTGCTGCCGACCGCCGAGGTCGGGTTCCTCGGCATGGTGCGCAACGAGGAGACCCTCGAGGTCACCACCTACGCCAACCGTCTCCCCGACGACCTCACGGGCCGCCAGTGCTTCGTGCTGGACCCGATGCTCGCGACCGGCCACACCCTGATCGCCTCGGTCAACTACCTCCACGAGCGCGGCGCGAAGGACATCACGTGCGTCACGCTCCTCAGCGCCCCGGAGGGGCTGCGAACCCTCGAGGCCGCGATCGGCGAGGACGTCGACCTCACCGTCGTCACCGCGGCGATCGACGACCATCTCAACGAGAAGGGCTACATCGTGCCCGGCCTCGGGGACGCGGGCGATCGCCTGTTCGGCGTCGTCGACTGA
- a CDS encoding winged helix-turn-helix domain-containing protein, which produces MTIALDRPTTAPAAPHTAALRSVGGRTAGVQRPASRAPFTAPGAPAPRPESSTVTVTLTISLPAGTPDVESARLADALRTQAQRLTAGRRARATVDVTSPHPFTSTTGSAQRALPPVGRASAPASPVRERRAGVVSPNSPARRDIETARRRALQATAVSPSPAPVPGDTALVIDLYGRRVRLDGTDIDLTYKEFELLAHLARHARRIVSREELMESVWADAEADTGERTVDVHIRRVRSKLGRYRKLISTVRGAGYRLDPGSDVAVLD; this is translated from the coding sequence ATGACCATCGCCCTCGATCGCCCCACCACCGCCCCCGCCGCTCCGCACACGGCCGCCCTCCGCTCCGTCGGGGGCCGCACCGCCGGCGTCCAGCGCCCGGCCTCCCGCGCCCCCTTCACCGCTCCGGGAGCGCCCGCGCCGCGTCCGGAATCCTCGACCGTCACCGTGACGCTGACCATCTCGCTTCCCGCCGGCACGCCCGACGTCGAGTCCGCCCGCCTGGCCGACGCGCTGCGCACGCAGGCGCAGCGGCTCACGGCAGGGCGCCGAGCGCGTGCCACCGTCGACGTGACCTCGCCGCACCCGTTCACGTCCACCACGGGCTCCGCCCAGCGCGCTCTGCCGCCCGTGGGGCGCGCCTCGGCGCCCGCGAGCCCGGTGCGCGAGCGTCGGGCTGGCGTGGTCTCGCCGAACTCGCCGGCGCGCCGTGACATCGAGACCGCACGCCGCCGGGCGCTCCAGGCCACCGCGGTGAGCCCGTCTCCCGCCCCGGTCCCGGGCGACACGGCCCTCGTCATCGACCTGTACGGGCGGCGCGTGCGGCTCGACGGCACCGACATCGACCTCACCTACAAGGAGTTCGAACTGCTCGCGCATCTCGCACGCCACGCACGCCGCATCGTCAGCCGCGAGGAGCTCATGGAGTCGGTGTGGGCGGACGCCGAGGCCGACACGGGCGAGCGCACGGTCGACGTGCACATCCGCCGGGTCCGCTCGAAGCTGGGCCGCTACCGCAAGCTCATCTCGACCGTGCGGGGCGCGGGCTACCGCCTCGATCCCGGCAGCGACGTGGCCGTGCTCGACTGA
- a CDS encoding protein phosphatase 2C domain-containing protein: MRSFIVTDPSSPEAANEDAARFDARVAVLADGSGVPPRYRAGCRHTVAWYSHALVDALAEELADEGVSMRAALAAAIGRVRALHEGECDLEAGSPSATVVAVRARDGVLEHLVLCDSSLLLARADGDVVRVTDTRIEDVVRRERVPDAIEALRNGEGGFWVARHEERAAREALVGSVPLAEVEAAVLVSDGVTRAIDLLGIGGADAVARRCQDASGAAELIDEVRRVESRRAEEGTLPERKTHDDATVLAWFPGHAG, from the coding sequence ATGCGCTCCTTCATCGTCACCGATCCGTCCTCGCCCGAGGCCGCCAACGAGGACGCGGCCCGGTTCGACGCCCGCGTGGCCGTGCTCGCGGACGGGTCGGGCGTGCCGCCGCGCTATCGCGCCGGCTGTCGTCACACGGTGGCGTGGTACTCCCATGCGCTCGTGGACGCCCTCGCCGAGGAGCTGGCCGACGAGGGCGTCTCGATGCGGGCGGCGCTCGCCGCCGCGATCGGACGCGTCCGGGCTCTGCACGAGGGCGAGTGCGACCTCGAGGCCGGGAGCCCGTCGGCCACCGTGGTCGCGGTGAGGGCCCGTGACGGGGTGCTCGAGCATCTGGTTCTGTGCGACTCGTCTCTCCTGCTGGCGCGCGCCGACGGCGACGTCGTGCGCGTGACGGACACCCGGATCGAGGACGTCGTGCGGCGCGAGCGCGTCCCCGACGCGATCGAGGCGCTGCGCAACGGGGAGGGCGGGTTCTGGGTGGCACGCCACGAGGAGCGCGCGGCGCGCGAGGCCCTCGTGGGCTCCGTGCCGCTCGCCGAGGTCGAGGCGGCCGTCCTCGTCTCCGACGGCGTGACCAGGGCGATCGACCTGCTGGGCATCGGCGGTGCGGACGCGGTCGCACGGCGCTGCCAGGACGCGAGCGGCGCGGCGGAGCTCATCGACGAGGTGCGCCGCGTCGAGTCCCGCCGGGCGGAGGAGGGCACCCTGCCCGAGCGCAAGACGCACGACGACGCGACCGTCCTGGCATGGTTCCCGGGGCACGCCGGGTGA
- a CDS encoding DEAD/DEAH box helicase, with protein sequence MPVHRLHLIVDDDLGAALWAREQTGPGRSRALEDLAPLLEHAPAPIAEVLRPLAGPLRHRLRVAGTSRRVPARALGPVRLIELVEAVRAVLSAGDDASAAPLVERVRPLVEAGSSVRLTESLLAMPDLLAALVADDAAQTLVAARHVVPVLTERYDTVRARWAPVAADGSLHDAPLLAALVDARTRPVLGALLAEGEHADPRRLLAALVDDEVTVEADVPAVRRLTEALSAFAGSARETVQLSSTDLGLVVRLHEPPLGTAWPLQTCLREKDGTVHPVADLRAVGDLTAAGAVEAAGEVVRLAPTVRGATWDDTGVDWLLTTAEASAFLAQDADLLEAAGVTVMLPREWTKARASVRAQVADAAETDAKQGKGIGLHALASFRWSVAIGDVELTDEEMQEIREAQSELVRLRGQWVHLDSSTLRAAERFLDAFAARARRRDPLEGTGGEPPSTGEAGPVLVGTVLPPAGARPSRRDQEAFAVHDPHNPVGPGAVEGDLTLRDWFGLLASSDAEGADVGDLTVSGEMGRLLDAHEAQPALPAPSTLRAELRPYQRRGLDWMWFLDSHGLGGILADDMGLGKTMQVLALLCRERELAAGERVGPTLLVCPMSVVGSWQREARTFAPELAVHVHHGGDRVRDAAFVEGVADVDLVLTTYSLLARDLPLLQSVRWGRVVLDEAQHVKNPQTAVSRAARALPEGRRLALTGTPVENRLADLHALMEVVNPGLLGPLDGFEARIARPIESDGDPAAVSRLARLTSPFVLRRVKTDRSIIADLPAKTEITQRVNLTPEQAGLYEALVDEMLGQLGGADENQRRALVASTLTKLKQVCNHPAHYLGDGSSILRVGAHRSGKLELVDDLLEAAFAEGEKVLLFTQFTTFGRMLVPYWGEKFGIDIPFLHGGVSKLDRDAMVADFQARTDAPGAMLLSLRAGGTGLTLTAANHVVHLDRWWNPAVEDQATDRAFRIGQRRDVQVRKLVAAGTVEERIDTILSDKKQLANLAVSSGEGWIASLGDADLAALLALDADQVGDAPEDDGTGAGPAGREPGAGPASGESGAGSAGQGPGAGPPGAGDGPDAGDEGPGRERGAA encoded by the coding sequence ATGCCCGTCCACCGCCTCCATCTGATCGTCGACGACGATCTCGGGGCAGCGCTGTGGGCGCGCGAGCAGACGGGTCCCGGCCGCTCGCGCGCGCTCGAGGACCTCGCCCCGCTCCTCGAGCACGCCCCCGCACCGATCGCCGAGGTCCTGCGCCCGCTCGCCGGTCCCCTGCGCCACCGGCTGCGGGTCGCCGGCACCTCCCGGCGGGTCCCCGCCCGGGCGCTCGGGCCCGTCCGTCTGATCGAGCTGGTCGAGGCGGTGCGCGCGGTGCTGAGCGCCGGCGACGACGCCTCGGCGGCCCCGCTCGTCGAGCGCGTGCGGCCGCTCGTGGAGGCCGGCAGCTCCGTGCGCCTGACGGAGAGCCTGCTCGCGATGCCCGATCTGCTCGCCGCGCTCGTGGCCGACGACGCCGCGCAGACCCTGGTCGCGGCGCGGCACGTCGTGCCCGTGCTCACGGAGCGCTACGACACGGTCCGCGCCCGCTGGGCCCCCGTCGCCGCCGACGGCTCCCTCCATGACGCCCCGCTGCTCGCCGCGCTCGTCGACGCCCGCACGCGCCCTGTCCTCGGCGCGCTGCTGGCCGAGGGCGAGCACGCCGACCCCCGTCGGCTGCTGGCCGCGCTCGTCGACGACGAGGTGACGGTCGAGGCCGACGTGCCCGCCGTGCGGCGCCTGACCGAGGCGCTGTCGGCCTTCGCGGGATCGGCGCGGGAGACCGTGCAGCTGTCCTCGACCGACCTGGGCCTCGTGGTGCGCCTGCACGAGCCGCCGCTCGGCACCGCATGGCCGCTCCAGACGTGCCTGCGCGAGAAGGACGGAACGGTGCATCCCGTGGCCGATCTGCGAGCCGTCGGCGACCTCACGGCCGCCGGCGCGGTCGAGGCCGCCGGGGAGGTGGTGCGCCTCGCCCCCACCGTGCGCGGGGCCACGTGGGACGACACGGGGGTGGACTGGCTGCTCACGACGGCGGAGGCCTCGGCCTTCCTCGCTCAGGACGCCGACCTGCTCGAGGCCGCCGGGGTCACCGTGATGCTGCCGCGCGAGTGGACGAAGGCGCGGGCGAGCGTGCGCGCCCAGGTCGCGGACGCGGCCGAGACGGACGCGAAGCAGGGCAAGGGGATCGGCCTGCACGCCCTGGCGTCCTTCCGGTGGAGCGTCGCGATCGGCGATGTCGAGCTCACCGACGAGGAGATGCAGGAGATCCGCGAGGCGCAGTCCGAGCTCGTGCGGCTGCGCGGGCAGTGGGTGCACCTGGACTCGTCGACCCTGCGGGCCGCCGAGCGCTTCCTCGACGCCTTCGCGGCCCGTGCGCGCCGTCGTGACCCGCTCGAGGGGACCGGCGGGGAGCCGCCGTCCACCGGCGAGGCGGGCCCTGTGCTCGTCGGCACGGTCCTCCCGCCCGCGGGCGCCCGACCCTCCCGCCGGGACCAGGAGGCCTTCGCCGTCCACGACCCGCACAACCCTGTCGGACCGGGCGCCGTCGAGGGAGACCTCACGCTGCGGGACTGGTTCGGCCTGCTCGCGTCCTCGGACGCCGAGGGCGCCGACGTCGGCGACCTCACGGTCAGCGGGGAGATGGGCCGCCTGCTCGACGCCCACGAGGCGCAGCCCGCGCTGCCCGCCCCCTCGACCCTGCGCGCCGAGCTGCGTCCCTATCAGCGACGCGGGCTGGACTGGATGTGGTTCCTCGACTCCCACGGGCTCGGCGGGATCCTCGCGGACGACATGGGCCTGGGCAAGACCATGCAGGTCCTCGCGCTGCTGTGCCGCGAACGCGAGCTCGCGGCGGGCGAGCGCGTGGGCCCGACGCTGCTCGTGTGCCCCATGTCCGTCGTGGGGTCGTGGCAGCGGGAGGCCCGCACCTTCGCACCCGAGCTGGCCGTGCACGTGCATCACGGCGGGGACCGTGTGCGTGACGCCGCGTTCGTCGAGGGCGTCGCCGACGTCGACCTCGTGCTCACCACGTACTCGCTGCTCGCGCGGGACCTGCCCCTCCTGCAGAGCGTCCGCTGGGGCAGGGTGGTCCTCGACGAGGCCCAGCACGTCAAGAACCCGCAGACGGCGGTCTCCCGGGCGGCTCGCGCCCTGCCCGAGGGACGGCGGCTCGCCCTGACCGGGACCCCCGTCGAGAACCGGCTCGCCGATCTCCATGCGCTCATGGAGGTCGTCAATCCCGGGCTGCTCGGCCCGCTCGACGGCTTCGAGGCACGGATCGCCCGCCCCATCGAGTCCGACGGGGACCCCGCGGCCGTCTCCCGGCTGGCGCGTCTGACGAGCCCGTTCGTGCTGCGCCGCGTCAAGACCGACCGGTCGATCATCGCCGACCTGCCCGCCAAGACCGAGATCACCCAGCGCGTAAACCTCACCCCCGAGCAGGCCGGGCTGTACGAGGCCCTCGTGGACGAGATGCTCGGGCAGCTCGGTGGGGCCGACGAGAACCAGCGGCGGGCCCTCGTCGCGTCGACGCTCACCAAGCTCAAGCAGGTCTGCAACCATCCCGCGCACTATCTCGGCGACGGCTCGTCGATCCTGCGCGTCGGCGCCCACCGCTCCGGCAAGCTCGAGCTCGTCGACGACCTGCTCGAGGCCGCCTTCGCCGAGGGCGAGAAGGTGCTCCTGTTCACCCAGTTCACGACGTTCGGCCGCATGCTCGTGCCCTACTGGGGCGAGAAGTTCGGGATCGACATCCCCTTCCTGCACGGCGGGGTCTCCAAGCTCGACCGGGACGCGATGGTCGCCGACTTCCAGGCGCGCACGGACGCGCCGGGCGCGATGCTGCTGTCCCTGCGGGCCGGCGGCACCGGCCTCACGCTCACGGCCGCCAACCACGTCGTCCATCTCGACCGCTGGTGGAACCCGGCCGTCGAGGACCAGGCCACCGACCGGGCGTTCCGCATCGGCCAGCGCCGCGACGTGCAGGTGCGCAAGCTCGTGGCCGCCGGCACGGTCGAGGAGCGCATCGACACCATCCTGAGCGACAAGAAGCAGCTCGCGAACCTCGCGGTCTCCTCGGGCGAGGGGTGGATCGCGAGCCTCGGCGACGCCGACCTCGCCGCCCTCCTCGCGCTCGACGCCGACCAGGTGGGCGACGCACCGGAGGACGACGGGACGGGGGCCGGCCCGGCGGGACGGGAGCCGGGAGCCGGCCCGGCGAGCGGGGAGTCGGGAGCCGGATCGGCCGGCCAGGGTCCGGGAGCCGGGCCACCGGGGGCGGGCGACGGCCCCGATGCCGGCGACGAGGGGCCAGGCCGTGAGAGAGGGGCCGCATGA
- a CDS encoding SWIM zinc finger family protein, whose amino-acid sequence MSITLRSRRGPIGTSWAAGMLRSSLGDELRPRTANAGKRIARAGLVDWLDISPGLARAEVRDETTGQAVIARLEFSPLPAGDRAVLLDLAHAHPELPAQLVAGEYPPDFEVELSRHEISLLPHGASEYSHDCSCQDWPGPCAHVAALGYVLVEAVDVRPIHLLTLRGLTLEDIAPPAVSARQAASESASAPAVDSGEGQEELEGGGSDEPSAPRFDPTRGDATLLVDALGRDAARVLARFYGAAEPGTAQRGEAPPAVG is encoded by the coding sequence ATGAGCATCACCCTGCGGTCGCGTCGCGGCCCGATCGGCACCTCGTGGGCCGCCGGCATGCTGCGCTCGAGCCTTGGTGACGAGCTGCGTCCTCGCACGGCCAACGCCGGCAAGCGCATCGCCCGGGCGGGTCTCGTCGACTGGCTCGACATCTCCCCGGGCCTCGCCCGCGCCGAGGTGCGGGACGAGACGACGGGGCAGGCCGTCATCGCGCGTCTGGAGTTCTCGCCCCTCCCGGCGGGGGATCGCGCCGTGCTCCTCGACCTCGCCCACGCCCACCCCGAGCTTCCCGCCCAGCTGGTCGCCGGGGAGTATCCGCCGGACTTCGAGGTCGAGCTGAGCCGGCACGAGATCTCGCTGCTGCCGCACGGGGCCTCCGAGTACTCCCATGACTGCTCGTGCCAGGACTGGCCGGGCCCCTGCGCCCACGTCGCGGCGCTCGGGTACGTGCTGGTCGAGGCCGTGGACGTGCGGCCGATCCACCTGCTGACGCTGCGCGGGCTGACGCTCGAGGACATCGCACCGCCGGCCGTCTCCGCACGTCAGGCGGCATCGGAGAGCGCCTCGGCTCCCGCCGTGGATTCGGGTGAGGGCCAGGAGGAGCTCGAGGGGGGCGGCTCCGACGAGCCTTCCGCGCCCCGGTTCGATCCGACGCGCGGGGACGCGACCCTGCTCGTCGACGCGCTCGGGCGGGACGCGGCGCGTGTGCTCGCCCGCTTCTACGGGGCGGCGGAGCCGGGCACCGCTCAGCGCGGGGAGGCCCCACCTGCCGTCGGCTGA
- a CDS encoding serine hydrolase domain-containing protein: MTSHDTDLDPATTPHAALPAPTRTRIEDLFSTAVGENRTAGITWAVVGGHDEPSAVLARGSAGDAELRDGVPAPGSAPLSPGSISRIASMTKSFTAASILRLRDEGRLRLDDPVAQHVPEAAGLTGPTADSPVLTLRLLLTMSAGLVTDNPWGDRQEAMSREEFARVLRGGLGHVSVPGTGFEYSNTSFALLGRVIDEVSGVPYTRFIERELLAPLGMADTGFALEDVDSSRVAVGHRIGDRADRSRFEPVPFDRPGVYGAMAGLFSTTSDIARWVRFLAAADAPDAAAREQLPLGTASRREMQQIHRVQPTAPLPAGPDGVSPGFDRVRGYGFGLVIERFADLGEVVSHSGGYPGYGSYMCWHRDSGVGVVALANAKYAPASVLAQQTLRVLHEETDLLAPRAAVAAPRTLAAAEGAMRWLATGDDAVADAWFADNMDLDSTRAERLRRRDAALAGAGLDATVLRGLRPEDARVLTPAQLRWEIPSRREGAPGVRVDVLVDPRREALVQSIDVLPLREA; encoded by the coding sequence ATGACCTCGCATGACACTGACCTCGATCCCGCGACCACTCCGCACGCGGCGCTTCCCGCACCGACGCGCACGAGGATCGAGGACCTGTTCTCGACGGCGGTCGGCGAAAACCGGACCGCCGGCATCACCTGGGCCGTCGTGGGCGGACACGACGAGCCGTCGGCCGTGCTCGCCCGCGGCAGCGCCGGCGACGCCGAGCTGCGTGACGGCGTGCCGGCCCCCGGCTCCGCTCCCCTGTCCCCCGGCTCGATCTCCCGGATCGCCTCGATGACCAAGTCGTTCACCGCGGCCTCGATCCTGCGCCTGCGCGACGAAGGCCGGCTGCGCCTCGACGATCCGGTGGCCCAGCACGTGCCGGAGGCGGCGGGGCTCACCGGCCCGACGGCCGACTCCCCCGTGCTCACCCTGCGCCTGCTGCTCACGATGAGCGCGGGCCTGGTCACCGACAACCCGTGGGGCGACCGGCAGGAGGCGATGAGCCGCGAGGAGTTCGCGCGCGTCCTGCGCGGCGGCCTCGGGCACGTGAGCGTGCCCGGCACGGGCTTCGAGTACTCCAACACCTCCTTCGCGCTCCTGGGGCGGGTCATCGACGAGGTGTCCGGCGTCCCGTACACCCGGTTCATCGAGCGCGAGCTGCTCGCGCCCCTGGGCATGGCGGACACGGGCTTCGCGCTCGAGGACGTCGACTCCTCGCGCGTGGCCGTCGGCCACCGGATCGGCGACCGCGCCGACCGCAGCCGCTTCGAGCCCGTGCCCTTCGACCGCCCCGGGGTGTACGGCGCGATGGCGGGGCTGTTCTCGACCACGTCGGACATCGCGCGCTGGGTGCGCTTCCTCGCCGCCGCCGATGCGCCGGATGCCGCCGCGCGCGAGCAGCTGCCGCTCGGCACGGCGAGCCGCCGTGAGATGCAGCAGATCCATCGGGTCCAGCCCACCGCGCCCCTGCCCGCCGGGCCCGACGGCGTCTCCCCCGGTTTCGACCGTGTGCGTGGCTACGGCTTCGGGCTCGTCATCGAGCGCTTCGCCGATCTCGGCGAGGTCGTGTCCCACTCGGGCGGCTACCCCGGCTACGGCTCGTACATGTGCTGGCATCGCGACAGCGGCGTCGGGGTGGTGGCGCTGGCCAACGCGAAGTACGCCCCTGCCTCCGTGCTCGCGCAGCAGACCCTGCGGGTCCTGCACGAGGAGACCGACCTCCTGGCCCCGCGCGCGGCGGTCGCGGCGCCGCGCACGCTCGCCGCCGCGGAGGGCGCCATGCGGTGGCTCGCGACGGGCGACGACGCGGTCGCCGATGCGTGGTTCGCCGACAACATGGACCTCGACAGCACGCGCGCCGAGCGCCTCCGTCGGCGCGATGCCGCTCTCGCCGGCGCCGGCCTCGACGCGACGGTCCTGCGCGGGCTGCGGCCGGAGGACGCCCGGGTGCTGACCCCGGCCCAGCTGCGGTGGGAGATCCCGTCGCGGCGCGAGGGCGCCCCGGGAGTCCGGGTGGACGTCCTCGTCGACCCGCGGCGCGAGGCCCTCGTGCAGTCGATCGACGTGCTCCCCCTCCGCGAGGCCTGA